A single window of Granulibacter bethesdensis DNA harbors:
- the rpsG gene encoding 30S ribosomal protein S7 has translation MSRRRRAVKREILPDPKFGDVVITRFMNALMYDGKKSVAEGIVYGALDVLKKRGGNQADPVRMFHEALDNVKPAVEVRSRRVGGATYQVPVEVRADRRQALAIRWIIDASRKRGEHTMEERLSNELLDAVHNRGSAVKKREDTHRMAEANKAFSHYRW, from the coding sequence ATGAGCCGCCGCCGCCGCGCCGTTAAGCGCGAGATCCTGCCGGACCCGAAGTTCGGCGATGTCGTCATCACACGTTTCATGAACGCGCTGATGTATGACGGTAAGAAATCCGTTGCCGAGGGCATCGTTTACGGTGCACTCGACGTGTTGAAAAAGCGTGGGGGGAATCAGGCCGATCCGGTCCGTATGTTCCATGAAGCGCTGGACAACGTGAAACCGGCCGTGGAAGTCCGGTCTCGCCGCGTAGGCGGTGCGACCTATCAGGTGCCGGTGGAAGTGCGCGCGGACCGTCGGCAGGCGCTGGCGATCCGCTGGATCATCGATGCTTCCCGCAAGCGGGGTGAGCACACGATGGAAGAGCGGCTTTCAAACGAGTTGCTTGACGCCGTTCATAACCGCGGTTCCGCGGTGAAGAAGCGCGAAGATACCCATCGGATGGCAGAGGCCAACAAGGCCTTCAGCCATTACCGTTGGTAA
- the tuf gene encoding elongation factor Tu, with protein MAKAKFERNKPHCNIGTIGHVDHGKTSLTAAITKVLAETGGATFTAYDQIDKAPEERARGITISTAHVEYETGNRHYAHVDCPGHADYVKNMITGAAQMDGGILVVSAADGPMPQTREHILLARQVGVPALVVFLNKVDMVDDPELLDLVEMEVRELLSSYQFPGDDIPIIKGSALCALEDKNPEIGRDAILKLMEAVDAYIPQPERPLDRPFLMPIEDVFSISGRGTVVTGRIERGEVKVGDEVEIVGLKATSKTTVTGVEMFRKLLDRGEAGDNIGALLRGTKREDVERGQVLAKPGSITPHTKFAAEAYILTKEEGGRHTPFFTNYRPQFYFRTTDVTGVVSLPEGTEMVMPGDNVSMQVELIAPIAMDEGLRFAIREGGRTVGAGVVAKISQ; from the coding sequence ATGGCCAAGGCGAAATTTGAGCGGAACAAACCGCACTGCAACATCGGCACGATCGGACATGTTGATCATGGCAAGACGTCGCTGACAGCAGCCATCACGAAGGTGCTTGCCGAAACCGGCGGCGCAACTTTCACCGCGTATGACCAGATCGACAAGGCGCCGGAAGAACGCGCCCGTGGTATCACGATTTCCACGGCGCACGTGGAATATGAAACCGGCAACCGTCATTACGCACACGTGGATTGCCCCGGTCACGCCGACTATGTGAAGAACATGATCACCGGTGCGGCCCAGATGGATGGCGGCATTCTCGTCGTCTCCGCTGCTGACGGCCCGATGCCGCAGACCCGTGAGCACATCCTGCTCGCCCGTCAGGTCGGCGTTCCGGCTCTGGTGGTGTTCCTGAACAAGGTCGACATGGTCGACGATCCGGAGCTGCTGGATCTGGTTGAAATGGAAGTGCGCGAGCTGCTTTCTTCCTACCAGTTCCCGGGCGACGATATTCCGATCATCAAGGGTTCCGCTCTGTGCGCTCTTGAAGACAAGAACCCGGAAATCGGCCGTGATGCGATCCTGAAGCTGATGGAAGCGGTGGATGCCTACATCCCGCAGCCGGAGCGTCCGCTGGACCGTCCGTTCCTGATGCCGATCGAAGACGTGTTCTCGATCTCCGGCCGTGGCACCGTTGTGACCGGTCGTATCGAGCGTGGCGAAGTCAAGGTTGGTGACGAAGTCGAAATCGTCGGCCTGAAGGCGACCTCCAAGACGACCGTGACTGGCGTTGAAATGTTCCGCAAGCTGCTTGATCGTGGTGAAGCCGGTGACAACATCGGTGCGCTGCTGCGTGGCACGAAGCGTGAAGACGTCGAGCGTGGTCAGGTTCTGGCCAAGCCGGGTTCCATCACCCCGCACACGAAGTTCGCCGCTGAGGCATACATCCTCACGAAGGAAGAGGGTGGCCGTCACACGCCGTTCTTCACCAATTACCGTCCGCAGTTCTATTTCCGCACGACCGACGTCACTGGCGTCGTGAGCCTGCCGGAAGGCACGGAAATGGTGATGCCGGGCGACAACGTGTCCATGCAGGTTGAGCTGATTGCGCCGATCGCGATGGATGAAGGTCTGCGTTTTGCTATTCGTGAAGGCGGCCGCACCGTTGGTGCAGGCGTCGTCGCGAAGATTTCGCAGTAA
- the rpsJ gene encoding 30S ribosomal protein S10, with product MDNQNIRIRLKAYDHRVLDNSTKEIVNTAKRTGARVRGPIPLPTHIERFTVNRSPHVDKKSREQFEIRTHRRLLDIVEPTPQTVDALMKLDLAAGVDVEIKL from the coding sequence ATGGATAACCAGAACATCCGCATTCGCCTCAAGGCGTACGATCATCGAGTGCTCGATAACAGCACGAAGGAGATCGTGAATACGGCGAAGCGTACGGGTGCGCGGGTTCGGGGCCCTATCCCGCTGCCGACGCATATCGAACGGTTCACAGTGAACCGTTCTCCGCACGTGGATAAGAAAAGCCGCGAGCAGTTCGAAATCCGGACGCATCGCCGGCTCCTCGATATCGTCGAGCCGACACCCCAGACCGTGGACGCGCTGATGAAGCTCGACCTGGCTGCCGGTGTCGACGTCGAGATTAAGCTGTAA
- the rplC gene encoding 50S ribosomal protein L3, which translates to MRTGLIARKLGMTRLFKEDGTHVPVTVLHLDQVQVVDTRTKERDGYTAVQLGFGQAKPKHVSKANKGHFARVKVEPKKKLVEFRVAEDAILEPGATLSAEHFLVGQKVDVTGTSKGKGFAGAMKRWNFAGLEASHGVSISHRSHGSTGNRQDPGKTFKNKKMAGHLGDERVTTQNVEVAHVDAARGLLMIRGSIPGAKGGYVLVRDAVKRKRPEGVAYPAALQADAAASEG; encoded by the coding sequence ATGCGCACAGGATTAATTGCACGTAAGCTGGGTATGACCCGGCTGTTCAAGGAAGACGGGACTCATGTTCCCGTCACCGTTTTGCACCTGGACCAGGTCCAGGTCGTGGACACCCGCACCAAGGAGCGGGATGGTTACACGGCGGTGCAGCTCGGGTTCGGTCAGGCAAAGCCGAAGCATGTGTCGAAGGCCAATAAAGGTCATTTCGCCCGTGTTAAGGTGGAACCGAAGAAGAAGCTCGTGGAGTTCCGGGTGGCGGAAGACGCTATTCTGGAACCGGGTGCGACTTTGTCGGCTGAACACTTTCTGGTTGGCCAGAAGGTCGACGTGACCGGTACTTCCAAGGGTAAGGGCTTTGCCGGTGCGATGAAGCGTTGGAATTTCGCCGGTCTGGAAGCCAGCCACGGCGTGTCCATCAGCCATCGTAGCCATGGTTCGACCGGTAACCGTCAGGATCCGGGCAAGACCTTTAAAAACAAGAAAATGGCTGGCCATCTCGGTGACGAGCGGGTGACCACTCAGAATGTGGAAGTCGCGCATGTCGATGCGGCGCGCGGACTGCTCATGATCCGTGGCTCCATTCCCGGTGCCAAGGGTGGTTATGTGCTGGTGCGTGACGCTGTGAAGCGCAAGCGTCCGGAAGGCGTTGCGTATCCGGCGGCGCTGCAGGCAGACGCCGCGGCGAGCGAGGGCTAA
- the rplD gene encoding 50S ribosomal protein L4, whose product MQIEIKTLDNGSAGTAELPDEIFAATPRADIMARVVHWQLACRRAGTHKVKGMGEVSGTTKKPYRQKGTGNARQGSLRAPQFRTGGAVHGPVVRDHGYDLPKKVRRLGLISALSQKQAEGKLVVIDTAAGMEKTRDLAAKLRALGWRSALIVDGASVDEGFARASRSLLAVDVLPTIGANVYDILNHDVLAITVAGVEALKARLGFGAAEERSAA is encoded by the coding sequence ATGCAGATCGAGATCAAAACCCTCGATAACGGCAGCGCCGGTACGGCCGAGCTGCCGGACGAGATTTTTGCGGCCACCCCGCGTGCCGATATTATGGCGCGCGTGGTTCACTGGCAGCTCGCCTGCCGCCGTGCCGGCACCCACAAGGTGAAGGGCATGGGCGAGGTGAGCGGCACGACCAAGAAGCCGTATCGCCAGAAGGGCACGGGTAACGCTCGTCAGGGCAGCCTGCGCGCTCCGCAGTTCCGCACCGGTGGTGCCGTTCATGGTCCGGTCGTTCGCGACCATGGCTATGATCTGCCGAAGAAGGTGCGTCGTCTTGGCCTGATTTCCGCTCTTTCCCAGAAGCAGGCGGAAGGCAAGCTCGTCGTCATCGACACAGCTGCTGGTATGGAAAAGACCCGCGACCTTGCTGCGAAGCTGCGCGCCCTTGGCTGGCGCTCCGCATTGATCGTCGATGGTGCCAGCGTTGACGAGGGCTTTGCCCGCGCAAGCCGCTCGTTGCTGGCGGTTGATGTGCTGCCGACCATCGGTGCCAACGTATATGACATTTTGAACCACGACGTGCTGGCGATTACGGTTGCCGGTGTCGAGGCTCTCAAGGCCCGCCTTGGTTTCGGTGCGGCTGAAGAAAGGAGCGCGGCATGA
- a CDS encoding 50S ribosomal protein L23, with protein MSREAMYEVIRSPLITEKATLLSERSQVVFRVAIDATKPEIKAAVEGLFGVKVIGVNTLVNKGKTKRFRGRPGQRSDVKKAYVQLVAGQAIDLTAKLA; from the coding sequence ATGTCCCGCGAGGCGATGTATGAAGTCATCCGTAGCCCGCTGATCACCGAAAAGGCGACGCTGCTCAGCGAGCGTAGCCAGGTTGTGTTCCGCGTGGCGATTGATGCGACCAAGCCGGAGATCAAGGCCGCTGTTGAAGGCCTGTTCGGGGTGAAGGTGATCGGCGTCAATACCTTGGTCAACAAGGGCAAGACGAAGCGTTTTCGCGGCCGCCCCGGCCAGCGGAGCGATGTGAAGAAGGCGTATGTCCAGCTGGTCGCCGGTCAGGCTATCGACCTGACCGCCAAGCTGGCCTGA
- the rplB gene encoding 50S ribosomal protein L2, giving the protein MALKHFNPVTASLRGTVLVDRSELWKGKPVKTLTEGKHSTGGRNNHGRITSRFRGGGHKQTYRYVDFKRRKADVPATVERLEYDPNRTAFIALIKYQDGELSYILAPQRLKAGDVVVSGARADIKPGNAMPLGAIPVGTIIHNIEMKPGAGGKIARSAGTYAQLVGKDAGYAQIKLMSGELRVVRAECYATVGAVSNPDNSNIHIGKAGRSRWLGRRPHNRGVVMNPVDHPHGGGEGRTSGGRHPVTPWGKPTKGYKTRTNKRTDSLIIRRRNKGK; this is encoded by the coding sequence ATGGCACTGAAGCATTTCAATCCCGTGACTGCGTCTTTGCGCGGCACGGTTCTGGTAGATCGCAGCGAACTGTGGAAGGGCAAGCCGGTCAAGACTTTGACCGAAGGCAAGCACTCCACGGGCGGTCGTAACAACCATGGCCGGATTACCAGCCGGTTCCGTGGCGGCGGACATAAGCAGACCTATCGTTATGTGGATTTCAAGCGCCGTAAGGCCGATGTTCCCGCGACGGTTGAGCGTCTGGAGTATGATCCGAACCGCACGGCATTCATCGCTCTGATCAAGTATCAGGATGGCGAATTATCATACATCCTGGCACCTCAGCGCTTGAAGGCCGGTGATGTCGTGGTCAGCGGCGCGCGGGCTGATATCAAGCCGGGCAATGCGATGCCGCTGGGAGCGATCCCGGTCGGAACGATTATCCACAATATCGAGATGAAGCCGGGTGCAGGTGGCAAGATCGCACGCTCTGCTGGTACCTATGCGCAGCTGGTCGGCAAGGATGCCGGCTATGCGCAGATCAAGCTGATGTCCGGCGAACTGCGCGTTGTGCGTGCGGAATGCTATGCGACGGTTGGCGCGGTTTCAAACCCGGATAACTCGAACATTCATATCGGCAAGGCAGGCCGCAGCCGCTGGCTGGGTCGCCGTCCGCATAACCGCGGCGTCGTGATGAACCCTGTCGACCATCCGCATGGTGGTGGTGAAGGCCGTACCTCGGGTGGCCGTCATCCGGTTACCCCGTGGGGCAAGCCGACCAAGGGCTACAAGACGCGTACCAACAAGCGCACGGATAGCCTGATTATCCGCCGTCGGAACAAGGGCAAGTAA
- the rpsS gene encoding 30S ribosomal protein S19: MARSVWKGPFVDGYLLNKADAARASGRNEIIKIWSRRSTILPQFVGLTFGVYNGHKFLPVQVTENMVGHKFGEFSPTRTFPGHAADKKAKRG, from the coding sequence ATGGCACGCTCTGTCTGGAAAGGTCCGTTTGTCGACGGATACCTCCTGAACAAGGCCGACGCGGCGCGCGCGTCGGGCCGCAACGAGATCATCAAGATCTGGTCGCGTCGCTCGACGATTCTGCCGCAGTTCGTCGGCCTGACTTTCGGTGTTTACAACGGTCACAAGTTCCTGCCGGTGCAGGTGACGGAGAACATGGTCGGACACAAGTTCGGCGAATTCTCCCCCACCCGTACCTTCCCGGGTCATGCGGCCGACAAGAAGGCGAAGCGGGGTTAA
- the rplV gene encoding 50S ribosomal protein L22 translates to MSKPKTPRSIAENEAQAIVSNLRVSPRKLNLVAQLIRNRKASDAVATLTFSKRRIAQAVKKALESAIANAENNHQLDVDRLVVSRAEVGRSIVMRRFHARGRGRAARVEKWFSHLKIVVAERSQETETKAEAA, encoded by the coding sequence ATGAGCAAGCCGAAAACCCCTCGTTCCATCGCTGAGAACGAAGCACAGGCGATTGTTAGCAATTTGCGTGTCAGTCCACGCAAGCTCAATCTTGTCGCTCAGCTGATCCGGAACCGCAAGGCATCTGATGCCGTGGCGACGCTGACCTTCAGCAAACGCCGGATCGCTCAGGCGGTGAAGAAGGCGCTTGAAAGCGCCATCGCCAATGCCGAGAACAATCATCAGCTCGATGTCGATCGCCTGGTCGTCTCGCGCGCTGAAGTGGGTCGCTCCATCGTGATGCGCCGCTTCCATGCGCGTGGCCGTGGCCGTGCGGCGCGGGTCGAGAAGTGGTTCAGCCACCTCAAGATCGTCGTTGCCGAACGGTCCCAGGAAACCGAGACGAAAGCGGAGGCCGCGTAA
- the rpsC gene encoding 30S ribosomal protein S3, whose amino-acid sequence MGHKVNPIGLRLGINRTWDSRWYAGGDYSRLLHDDLKLRGHLRKKLSGAGVSRVVIERPAKKPRVTIYAARPGVVIGKKGQDIEALRKGLTGMAGTDVALNIVEIRKPEIDATLVAENIAQQLERRVAFRRAMKRAVQSAMRLGAQGIRINCSGRLGGAEIARIEWYREGRVPLHTLRADIDYGVATAKTTYGTCGVKVWIFKGEILAQDPMAQDRRAAEQAPQR is encoded by the coding sequence ATGGGTCACAAAGTAAACCCCATCGGATTGCGGCTGGGCATCAACCGCACATGGGATAGCCGTTGGTATGCCGGTGGGGATTATTCCCGTCTGCTGCATGACGATCTGAAGCTGCGTGGCCATCTGCGCAAGAAGCTCTCCGGCGCTGGCGTGTCCCGCGTTGTGATCGAGCGACCGGCAAAGAAGCCTCGTGTGACGATCTACGCTGCCCGTCCTGGTGTGGTGATTGGCAAGAAGGGCCAAGACATCGAGGCTCTGCGCAAGGGTCTGACCGGCATGGCCGGGACCGATGTAGCCCTGAACATCGTCGAAATCCGCAAGCCGGAAATCGACGCGACCCTGGTGGCCGAGAACATCGCCCAGCAGCTGGAACGTCGCGTTGCGTTCCGTCGTGCCATGAAGCGTGCGGTTCAATCTGCCATGCGTCTGGGCGCCCAAGGCATCCGGATCAACTGCAGCGGCCGCCTCGGCGGTGCTGAAATTGCGCGTATCGAGTGGTATCGTGAAGGCCGGGTGCCTCTGCACACGCTTCGCGCAGACATTGATTATGGTGTTGCTACCGCCAAGACGACCTATGGCACATGCGGCGTCAAGGTTTGGATCTTCAAAGGTGAGATCCTGGCCCAGGACCCGATGGCGCAGGATCGTCGCGCGGCCGAGCAGGCCCCGCAGCGGTAA
- the rplP gene encoding 50S ribosomal protein L16: protein MLSPKRTKYRKAHKGRIHGNAKGGTTLNFGTFGLKALEPERITARQIEAARRAITRAMKRAGRVWIRIFPDLPVSTKPAEVRMGSGKGSPEYWVARVHPGRVMFEIDGVAPELAREALALGAAKLPIKTKFIVRSVDA, encoded by the coding sequence ATGCTGTCCCCGAAGCGCACAAAATACCGCAAGGCGCATAAAGGCCGGATCCACGGCAATGCCAAAGGCGGAACAACGCTGAATTTCGGAACATTTGGCTTGAAAGCGCTCGAACCTGAGCGTATTACAGCCCGCCAAATCGAAGCCGCCCGTCGTGCGATTACCCGTGCGATGAAGCGTGCCGGGCGCGTGTGGATCCGCATCTTCCCTGACCTGCCGGTCAGCACGAAGCCTGCGGAAGTCCGCATGGGTTCCGGTAAGGGTAGCCCCGAATACTGGGTGGCCCGGGTTCATCCCGGCCGTGTTATGTTTGAAATCGACGGCGTTGCGCCGGAGCTGGCCCGTGAGGCGCTGGCACTGGGTGCAGCGAAGTTGCCGATCAAGACGAAGTTTATCGTCCGCTCGGTTGACGCGTGA
- the rpmC gene encoding 50S ribosomal protein L29, producing MTKPADIRVKSADELGALLIDLRKEQFNLRFQQATGQLEKTGRAVQVRRDIARVKTILAERLRAAAPKA from the coding sequence ATGACGAAGCCAGCCGATATCCGTGTGAAAAGCGCGGACGAACTGGGTGCGCTGCTGATCGATCTGCGGAAGGAGCAGTTTAATCTGCGCTTTCAGCAGGCGACGGGTCAGCTTGAAAAGACGGGCCGCGCTGTGCAGGTCCGTCGTGACATCGCACGCGTGAAGACGATTCTGGCGGAGCGTCTGCGCGCTGCCGCTCCCAAGGCCTGA
- the rplN gene encoding 50S ribosomal protein L14 translates to MIHPETNLEVADNSGARRVQCIKVLGGSKRKTASVGDVIVVSVKEAIPRGKVKKGDVHQAVIVRTSFPVRRADGSAIRFDRNAAVLINKQQEPIGTRIFGPVVRELRGRKFMKIISLAPEVL, encoded by the coding sequence ATGATTCATCCCGAGACCAACCTGGAAGTCGCCGATAACAGCGGCGCGCGCCGGGTGCAGTGCATCAAGGTGCTGGGCGGTTCCAAGCGGAAGACCGCCTCGGTCGGCGATGTTATCGTCGTCTCCGTCAAGGAAGCCATTCCCCGTGGCAAGGTGAAGAAGGGCGACGTTCATCAGGCGGTGATCGTTCGTACCAGCTTCCCCGTGCGCCGCGCTGATGGCAGCGCGATCCGTTTCGACCGAAACGCGGCCGTGCTGATCAACAAGCAGCAGGAGCCGATCGGCACCCGTATTTTTGGGCCGGTGGTGCGCGAGCTGCGCGGTCGTAAGTTCATGAAGATCATCTCGCTCGCGCCTGAGGTGCTATAA
- the rplX gene encoding 50S ribosomal protein L24: protein MAAKIRKGDQVVVISGEDKGKRGEVLRVIPRENRAVVRGVAVAKRHLKPRGMGQPGGIQEQEAPVAISNLMLVDPKSDKPTRVGFRILDNGNKVRVAKVTGQVIES from the coding sequence ATGGCTGCGAAAATTCGCAAGGGCGACCAGGTGGTCGTCATCTCTGGCGAGGACAAGGGCAAGCGCGGTGAAGTGCTGCGCGTCATTCCTCGCGAGAATCGGGCCGTTGTGCGTGGTGTTGCGGTTGCCAAGCGGCATCTGAAGCCGCGTGGCATGGGGCAGCCCGGTGGTATTCAGGAACAGGAAGCGCCGGTGGCGATTTCCAACCTGATGCTGGTCGACCCGAAGAGCGACAAACCCACCCGTGTGGGTTTCCGTATTCTGGATAATGGTAACAAGGTTCGTGTGGCGAAAGTCACCGGCCAGGTCATCGAGAGCTGA
- the rplE gene encoding 50S ribosomal protein L5, whose protein sequence is MQQRYNEVVREALLKEFGYNNRMRVPRLQKIVINMGVGEAAADQKKLDSAVADLTLIAGQKPVKTVAKKAIAGFKIRKGLPIGAKVTLRKARMYEFLDRLVTIALPRVRDFRGITGKGFDGRGNFAMGLKEQIVFPEIVYDKVDAVRGMDIVFVTTAETDAEAKALLKAFDLPFAA, encoded by the coding sequence ATGCAGCAGCGCTACAATGAGGTAGTGCGTGAGGCTCTGCTGAAAGAGTTCGGCTATAACAACCGGATGCGGGTGCCCCGGCTCCAGAAGATCGTCATCAATATGGGTGTCGGTGAAGCCGCGGCAGATCAGAAGAAGCTTGATTCCGCTGTTGCCGATCTGACCCTTATTGCCGGCCAGAAGCCGGTCAAGACGGTGGCGAAGAAGGCGATTGCCGGCTTCAAGATCCGTAAGGGCCTGCCGATCGGTGCGAAGGTCACACTACGTAAGGCGCGTATGTACGAGTTCCTTGACCGCCTTGTGACGATTGCTCTTCCGCGTGTCCGCGACTTCCGCGGAATCACGGGTAAGGGCTTCGATGGGCGTGGGAACTTCGCCATGGGCCTGAAGGAACAGATCGTGTTTCCGGAAATCGTCTACGACAAGGTAGACGCGGTGCGTGGGATGGACATCGTCTTCGTGACGACCGCCGAGACTGATGCGGAAGCCAAAGCACTGCTGAAGGCGTTCGATCTGCCGTTCGCGGCGTGA
- the rpsN gene encoding 30S ribosomal protein S14, whose translation MAKTSAVNRNKMRERMASRDKAKRAALKAIVMDRSLPVEDRFEATLRLAQLPRNGAANRVRLRCELTGRPRANYRKFKLCRVALRDLASSGQIPGLVKASW comes from the coding sequence ATGGCCAAGACGTCTGCGGTCAACCGGAATAAAATGCGGGAGCGTATGGCTTCCCGCGACAAGGCGAAGCGTGCTGCGCTGAAAGCGATCGTCATGGATCGCTCGCTGCCGGTGGAAGATCGGTTCGAGGCAACTCTGCGGCTGGCTCAGCTGCCGCGCAATGGCGCCGCTAATCGCGTGCGTCTGCGCTGCGAGCTGACGGGCCGTCCCCGTGCGAACTATCGCAAGTTCAAGCTGTGCCGCGTGGCGCTGCGTGACCTGGCCAGCTCCGGGCAGATCCCCGGCCTGGTCAAGGCGAGCTGGTAA
- the rpsH gene encoding 30S ribosomal protein S8, producing MQLSDPLGDLLTRIRNAQRSRHATCVSPASKLRANVLEALKREGYIRGYTSEELRPGISQLRVELKYNDGEPVIKEITRVSKPGRRVYSKIKELPRVYAGLGVSILSTPRGVLSDNEARAANVGGEVLCRVF from the coding sequence ATGCAGCTTTCTGATCCGTTGGGCGATCTGCTCACACGTATCCGCAACGCGCAGCGTAGCCGTCACGCCACCTGCGTGTCCCCTGCTTCCAAGCTTCGTGCCAATGTGCTCGAAGCCCTGAAGCGTGAGGGTTATATCCGTGGTTATACCTCGGAAGAACTTCGCCCGGGTATTTCCCAGCTCCGCGTTGAGCTGAAATACAATGATGGCGAACCGGTGATCAAGGAGATCACGCGCGTGTCCAAGCCGGGCCGCCGTGTGTATTCCAAGATCAAGGAATTGCCGCGCGTCTATGCAGGGCTGGGTGTTTCCATCCTGTCCACACCGCGTGGTGTGTTGAGCGACAATGAGGCCCGCGCTGCCAATGTTGGCGGCGAAGTCCTCTGCCGCGTGTTCTAA
- the rplF gene encoding 50S ribosomal protein L6, with protein MSRVGKYPVEIPQGVQVAIANNVLTAKGKLGELSLPLTDLVDTTVEGNQVKVAPRGNDRRARMMWGTTRALVANMVKGVSTGYVRSLEINGTGYRAAVQGNALVLNLGYSHDITYPVPAGIKITTPRPTAVTIEGVDKRLVGQVASELRQLRLPEPYKGKGVRYDNEEIRRKEGKKK; from the coding sequence ATGTCACGCGTTGGCAAATATCCCGTCGAGATCCCGCAGGGCGTGCAGGTGGCAATCGCCAACAACGTTCTGACGGCGAAGGGCAAGCTGGGAGAACTCTCCCTGCCTCTGACCGATCTGGTGGATACCACCGTCGAAGGCAATCAGGTGAAAGTTGCCCCCCGGGGTAATGATCGTCGTGCCCGTATGATGTGGGGTACCACCCGTGCGCTGGTCGCGAATATGGTGAAGGGGGTTTCCACGGGCTATGTTCGCTCTCTGGAAATCAACGGCACCGGCTATCGCGCCGCCGTGCAGGGCAATGCACTGGTTCTGAATCTGGGTTACTCGCACGACATCACTTATCCGGTTCCGGCCGGTATCAAGATCACCACGCCGCGTCCAACGGCCGTGACGATCGAGGGTGTCGACAAGCGTCTGGTTGGACAGGTCGCTTCTGAGCTTCGTCAGCTGCGTCTGCCTGAGCCGTATAAGGGCAAGGGCGTCCGCTACGACAATGAAGAGATCCGTCGCAAGGAAGGTAAGAAGAAGTAA
- the rplR gene encoding 50S ribosomal protein L18: MPSIDLQERRKQRLRFQLRAKANGRPRLSVFRSGRHIYAQVIDDAAGRTLAAASSLEKTLREQLRSGADREAASAVGKLIAERAQAAGVSAVVFDRGSYLYHGRVKALAEAAREGGLAF, from the coding sequence ATGCCGAGCATCGATCTTCAGGAGCGTCGGAAACAGCGTCTGCGTTTCCAGCTCCGCGCCAAGGCCAATGGCCGCCCGCGCTTGTCCGTGTTCCGTTCTGGCCGGCATATTTATGCTCAGGTGATCGACGATGCTGCCGGCCGTACGCTGGCTGCCGCGTCTTCACTGGAGAAGACGCTGCGTGAGCAGCTTCGCAGCGGTGCCGACCGTGAGGCCGCCTCCGCCGTTGGCAAGCTGATCGCCGAGCGTGCCCAGGCCGCCGGGGTGTCTGCCGTGGTCTTCGACCGTGGCTCCTATCTGTATCACGGTCGCGTCAAGGCGCTGGCCGAAGCCGCCCGCGAAGGCGGGCTGGCCTTCTAA
- the rpsE gene encoding 30S ribosomal protein S5 — protein MAREPREGRGGREREADDIIDKLVTINRVAKVVKGGRRFAFAALVVVGDQKGRVGYGAGKAREVPEAIRKATERAKRSMIRVPMKEGRTLHHDVYGHFGAGKVVLRSATAGTGIIAGGPMRAVFESLGIGDVVAKSLGSRNPHNMVKATFAALERCSSPRSVASRRGKKVSDILGRREPVAGQEGEEAHA, from the coding sequence ATGGCACGTGAACCCAGGGAAGGTCGTGGCGGTCGCGAGCGCGAGGCCGACGATATCATTGATAAACTGGTGACGATCAACCGCGTCGCGAAAGTGGTGAAGGGCGGCCGTCGTTTCGCTTTCGCCGCTCTGGTTGTCGTGGGTGACCAGAAAGGCCGGGTCGGTTACGGGGCGGGTAAGGCACGTGAAGTGCCGGAAGCCATCCGCAAGGCGACCGAGCGCGCGAAGCGCAGCATGATCCGCGTTCCGATGAAGGAAGGCCGCACGCTGCATCATGACGTGTATGGTCATTTTGGAGCGGGTAAGGTGGTGCTTCGCAGCGCTACAGCCGGTACCGGCATCATCGCAGGCGGCCCCATGCGCGCCGTCTTCGAAAGCCTCGGTATCGGCGACGTCGTGGCAAAGAGCCTCGGCAGCCGTAACCCGCATAACATGGTAAAGGCGACGTTTGCCGCCCTGGAACGCTGCTCGAGCCCGCGCTCTGTTGCGTCCCGTCGTGGCAAGAAAGTCTCCGATATCCTCGGTCGCCGTGAACCGGTCGCCGGGCAGGAAGGGGAAGAGGCTCATGCCTAA
- the rpmD gene encoding 50S ribosomal protein L30: MPKLRVTQIASVAGRKPGQKETLIGLGLNKIGRTRVLEDTPSIRGMTRKVAHLIQVEETNEAE; the protein is encoded by the coding sequence ATGCCTAAGCTCCGCGTTACGCAGATCGCCTCCGTGGCCGGGCGTAAGCCGGGCCAGAAGGAGACATTGATCGGTCTCGGCCTGAACAAGATCGGGCGCACCCGCGTTCTGGAGGATACTCCCTCCATCCGTGGGATGACCCGCAAGGTGGCCCACCTTATCCAGGTGGAGGAAACCAATGAAGCTGAATGA